In one window of Prionailurus bengalensis isolate Pbe53 chromosome B3, Fcat_Pben_1.1_paternal_pri, whole genome shotgun sequence DNA:
- the GEMIN2 gene encoding gem-associated protein 2 isoform X1, with product MAWIPAESAVEELMPRLLPVEPCDLTESFDPSVPPSTPQEYLRRVQIEAAQCPDVVVAQIDPKKLKRKQSVNVSLSGCQPAPEGYSPTLQWQQQQVAQFSSVRQSVIRHRSHWKSQQLDSNVTMPKSEDEEGWKKFCLGERLCAEGAVGPATSEGPGIDYVQIGFPPLLSIVSRMNQATVTSVLEYLSNWFGERDFTPELGRWLYALLACLEKPLLPEAHSLIRQLARRCSEVRLLVDSKDDERVPALNLLICLVSRYFDQRDLADEPS from the exons ATGGCGTGGATACCAGCAGAGTCTGCAGTGGAAGAGTTGATGCCCCGGCTGTTGCCAGTGGAGCCCTGCGACTTGACAGAAAGTTTTGATCCCTCCGTACCCCCGAGCACGCCTCAGGAATACTTGAGGCGGGTCCA GATTGAAGCAGCTCAATGCCCAGATGTTGTGGTAGCTCAAATTgacccaaagaagttgaaaaggaAGCAAAGTGTGAATGTTTCT CTTTCAGGATGCCAGCCTGCTCCTGAAGGATATTCTCCCACACTTCAGTGGCAACAACAACAAGTGGCACAGTTTTCATCTGTTCGACAA agTGTGATCAGACATAGAAGTCACTGGAAATCACAACAGTTGGACAGTAATGTGACCATG ccaaAGTCTGAAGATGAAGAAGGCTGGAAAAAATTTTGTCTGGGTGAAAGGTTATGTGCTGAAGGGGCTGTGGGACCAGCTACAAGTGAAGGTCCTGGAATCGATTATGTACAA attggTTTTCCTCCCTTGCTTAGTATTGTTAGCAGAATGAATCAG gCAACAGTAACTAGTGTCTTGGAATATCTGAGTAATTGGTTTGGAGAAAGAGACTTTACTCCAGAATTG GGAAGGTGGCTTTATGCTTTATTGGCTTGTCTTGAAAAACCTTTATTACCTGAGGCTCATTCACTGATTCGGCAGCTTGCAAGAAGGTGCTCTGAAGTAAGACTCTTAGTG gaCAGCAAAGATGATGAGCGGGTTCCTGCTTTGAATTTATTAATCTGCCTGGTTAGCAG GTATTTTGACCAACGTGATTTAGCTGATGAACCATCTTGA
- the GEMIN2 gene encoding gem-associated protein 2 isoform X3, producing MAWIPAESAVEELMPRLLPVEPCDLTESFDPSVPPSTPQEYLRRVQIEAAQCPDVVVAQIDPKKLKRKQSVNVSLSGCQPAPEGYSPTLQWQQQQVAQFSSVRQSVIRHRSHWKSQQLDSNVTMPKSEDEEGWKKFCLGERLCAEGAVGPATSEGPGIDYVQIGFPPLLSIVSRMNQATVTSVLEYLSNWFGERDFTPELDSKDDERVPALNLLICLVSRYFDQRDLADEPS from the exons ATGGCGTGGATACCAGCAGAGTCTGCAGTGGAAGAGTTGATGCCCCGGCTGTTGCCAGTGGAGCCCTGCGACTTGACAGAAAGTTTTGATCCCTCCGTACCCCCGAGCACGCCTCAGGAATACTTGAGGCGGGTCCA GATTGAAGCAGCTCAATGCCCAGATGTTGTGGTAGCTCAAATTgacccaaagaagttgaaaaggaAGCAAAGTGTGAATGTTTCT CTTTCAGGATGCCAGCCTGCTCCTGAAGGATATTCTCCCACACTTCAGTGGCAACAACAACAAGTGGCACAGTTTTCATCTGTTCGACAA agTGTGATCAGACATAGAAGTCACTGGAAATCACAACAGTTGGACAGTAATGTGACCATG ccaaAGTCTGAAGATGAAGAAGGCTGGAAAAAATTTTGTCTGGGTGAAAGGTTATGTGCTGAAGGGGCTGTGGGACCAGCTACAAGTGAAGGTCCTGGAATCGATTATGTACAA attggTTTTCCTCCCTTGCTTAGTATTGTTAGCAGAATGAATCAG gCAACAGTAACTAGTGTCTTGGAATATCTGAGTAATTGGTTTGGAGAAAGAGACTTTACTCCAGAATTG gaCAGCAAAGATGATGAGCGGGTTCCTGCTTTGAATTTATTAATCTGCCTGGTTAGCAG GTATTTTGACCAACGTGATTTAGCTGATGAACCATCTTGA
- the GEMIN2 gene encoding gem-associated protein 2 isoform X2, translated as MAWIPAESAVEELMPRLLPVEPCDLTESFDPSVPPSTPQEYLRRVQIEAAQCPDVVVAQIDPKKLKRKQSVNVSLSGCQPAPEGYSPTLQWQQQQVAQFSSVRQSVIRHRSHWKSQQLDSNVTMPKSEDEEGWKKFCLGERLCAEGAVGPATSEGPGIDYVQATVTSVLEYLSNWFGERDFTPELGRWLYALLACLEKPLLPEAHSLIRQLARRCSEVRLLVDSKDDERVPALNLLICLVSRYFDQRDLADEPS; from the exons ATGGCGTGGATACCAGCAGAGTCTGCAGTGGAAGAGTTGATGCCCCGGCTGTTGCCAGTGGAGCCCTGCGACTTGACAGAAAGTTTTGATCCCTCCGTACCCCCGAGCACGCCTCAGGAATACTTGAGGCGGGTCCA GATTGAAGCAGCTCAATGCCCAGATGTTGTGGTAGCTCAAATTgacccaaagaagttgaaaaggaAGCAAAGTGTGAATGTTTCT CTTTCAGGATGCCAGCCTGCTCCTGAAGGATATTCTCCCACACTTCAGTGGCAACAACAACAAGTGGCACAGTTTTCATCTGTTCGACAA agTGTGATCAGACATAGAAGTCACTGGAAATCACAACAGTTGGACAGTAATGTGACCATG ccaaAGTCTGAAGATGAAGAAGGCTGGAAAAAATTTTGTCTGGGTGAAAGGTTATGTGCTGAAGGGGCTGTGGGACCAGCTACAAGTGAAGGTCCTGGAATCGATTATGTACAA gCAACAGTAACTAGTGTCTTGGAATATCTGAGTAATTGGTTTGGAGAAAGAGACTTTACTCCAGAATTG GGAAGGTGGCTTTATGCTTTATTGGCTTGTCTTGAAAAACCTTTATTACCTGAGGCTCATTCACTGATTCGGCAGCTTGCAAGAAGGTGCTCTGAAGTAAGACTCTTAGTG gaCAGCAAAGATGATGAGCGGGTTCCTGCTTTGAATTTATTAATCTGCCTGGTTAGCAG GTATTTTGACCAACGTGATTTAGCTGATGAACCATCTTGA
- the GEMIN2 gene encoding gem-associated protein 2 isoform X4: MAWIPAESAVEELMPRLLPVEPCDLTESFDPSVPPSTPQEYLRRVQIEAAQCPDVVVAQIDPKKLKRKQSVNVSLSGCQPAPEGYSPTLQWQQQQVAQFSSVRQSVIRHRSHWKSQQLDSNVTMPKSEDEEGWKKFCLGERLCAEGAVGPATSEGPGIDYVQATVTSVLEYLSNWFGERDFTPELDSKDDERVPALNLLICLVSRYFDQRDLADEPS; the protein is encoded by the exons ATGGCGTGGATACCAGCAGAGTCTGCAGTGGAAGAGTTGATGCCCCGGCTGTTGCCAGTGGAGCCCTGCGACTTGACAGAAAGTTTTGATCCCTCCGTACCCCCGAGCACGCCTCAGGAATACTTGAGGCGGGTCCA GATTGAAGCAGCTCAATGCCCAGATGTTGTGGTAGCTCAAATTgacccaaagaagttgaaaaggaAGCAAAGTGTGAATGTTTCT CTTTCAGGATGCCAGCCTGCTCCTGAAGGATATTCTCCCACACTTCAGTGGCAACAACAACAAGTGGCACAGTTTTCATCTGTTCGACAA agTGTGATCAGACATAGAAGTCACTGGAAATCACAACAGTTGGACAGTAATGTGACCATG ccaaAGTCTGAAGATGAAGAAGGCTGGAAAAAATTTTGTCTGGGTGAAAGGTTATGTGCTGAAGGGGCTGTGGGACCAGCTACAAGTGAAGGTCCTGGAATCGATTATGTACAA gCAACAGTAACTAGTGTCTTGGAATATCTGAGTAATTGGTTTGGAGAAAGAGACTTTACTCCAGAATTG gaCAGCAAAGATGATGAGCGGGTTCCTGCTTTGAATTTATTAATCTGCCTGGTTAGCAG GTATTTTGACCAACGTGATTTAGCTGATGAACCATCTTGA